The stretch of DNA CGGCTTCCAGCCGACGTCAAAGCTACCGGCTTTAGCCGGTATGTGGTTTACTCCGGCATGCAGGGACCCTTGACAATGTTCTACTTTATTGGCATGATTCGACAGGCTGAATAGTTACGAGTTTTTAATCCTACAGTGACGAATTATTCTTTGCTTCCTGGTAGAAACCAAAAACCAAGAGTGACAATTTAAATAACCTCTTAACTTTCTAAAAGAGGATGCCAGATGGAGAAAAGTCCCCTTCAGGGGATAAGAGTGCTGGATTTTACTTGGCTTCTGGCCGGCCCCTATGCCACAAGGATCCTGGCCGACTTTGGGGCCGAGGTGATCAAAGTCCAATCCGGGAAAACCGCAAAGGGCGCCGAGTCCAATGCCACAGCTTATTTCAATACCTGGAACCGTAACAAGTTGAGCATCACCCTGGACATGAGCCACCCCGAAGGAAGGGAGCTTGCACTGAGGTTGGTCAGGATAAGCGATGTGGTGATAGAGAATTTTACCCCCCGGGTGATGGCTAACTGGGGGCTGAACTACGAGGTCCTGAAACAGGCCAAACCTGACCTGATCATGGCCGGCATGTCGGGGATGGGACAGACGGGACCGTGGAGGGATTTCGTCGCCCTCGGATATACTATTCAGGCCCTTACCGGTATTACCTATCTCACCTCCCCCGGCAAGGATTATCCGACTGGAATAGGCTATGCCTACGCAGACCCATTGGCCGGTCTAGTTGCTGCTTTAGCCATCTTAGGGGCCCTGGAATACCGCCAGAGGACTGGCGAGGGGCAGTATCTGGATATTTCGGAATACGAGGCAGTATCCAGCCTGCTCGGCCCTGCTCTTCTGGACTGTGCGGTCAACCGTACGCCGGCCACACCCCGGGACAGAACCCCTGAAGGTATCCCCGCTGCTCCCTACGGTTGCTACAGATGTCTGGGCGACGACAGGTGGTGTGTTATCGCTGTATTCACCGAGGATGAGTGGCATGCCCTCTGCCGGATCATGGATAATCCCGCCTGGACAAAAGAGGAAAGATTCTCCGATCTTTTGCAGCGGCAGCAGCACGCTGAGGATCTCAATGAACTGATAGGACAATGGACTATTAATTATCCGCCAGAAGAGGTAATGGATATGCTACAGAAAGCCGGGGTGCCCACCGGAGTGGTCAATAACGCCGCCGACCTAACAGGCAACCCTCAACTTTTGAGCAGAAGGTTTTTTATACAACTCCCCCACCCGGTCCTGGGCAATACCACCTCCGACGGCACACCGATAAGGCTAAGCCGTACACCGGCCTGCTTCCGGCGGGCCGGCCCCCTGTTAGGACAGGATAACCGCTATGTCTATCAGGACTTGCTGAGCCTGGATGAGGATGAATTCCGTCAATATGTCGAGAAGGGGATCATTGCCTAAAGACCCCTTCCCCATACAATCTCTCTACCGTTGATTCAGAAAATATTTACCCTATGACGGAAGATATAAATCGGGAATTAATCGCGGTTGTTATGCCGAACGGCTCCCTGGAGTTAGAATGGACGGATACCCAGGAGGCCATAATCCAGAGCAATAGATTGTTACAGGAGGAGATATACAAGCGTTTTTCCCGGAATACGGATTCCTGGCTTCTTTTCCTGGGTTTTTGCGACAGAGGCGCCCCTCTTTCTCATTCCCTTGATTATTGGCGGAGCTTCGCAGGATTGTTTGCCAAAAGGCTTTCCCAGACGTCCGATCTGGAAGTCCTGCGTCATAAGGCCGAGATCCTGATAGAAGAAGACGCATTGAGACGGTATCTGGAAGATGCTCCGCTAATGACCGGCTCCGACTATCTGACCCTGGAATTGCTTAAGGATGTATGGTTAAGGCTGGGAAAGACTTTTGCCGGTGCAATAAGGACGTATGAGGGGACAGTTGAGGATTTTATCAAGACCTACAGTCCCAATGTGCACCTCGTGGGCAGGGTCTTTTTCCATCTCGTAGAAAACAAGAATGAGGAAAATCCCTTTGCCTTTCTGGCAACCTACTCCACCAGGCTGAATGAACAGGGGAAATCCAAACATCTCCCTCTTAAGCATGCACTGCAGGAATATGGACAGGACAGTAAAAAGCTTTTGCAACTCCTGACAACAGTCCATCGAGCCGCCCAAAGAAGCCCCCTGATTTCCGAACTCCTCGAAACCGGCGAATTGTTTCACCCCCTTGCCTGGAGCTCAAAAGAGGCGTTTTCCTTCCTGAAAGAGATTCCTGTCTATGAAGATTGCGGCATCCTGTGCCGTATTCCCAACTGGTGGAAAGGCAGCGCATCGAGTATCAGGCTTAATGTAAGCATCGGCAATAAAGAGCCCTCTTTTGTGGGAATGGATGCGCTTTTGAACTTTGATGCGCAACTGTTTTTAGGAGATACACAGATTTCAGAAGAAGAGGCAAAAAAACTGCTCAATGAATCGGAAGGACTCGCCTATATCAAAAACAAATGGGTGGCTGTGAATCCTGAGAAACTGAGACAGACGCTGGAGGCGTACAAAAAAGCAAAAGAGATGGCAAATGCTGGGGGCCTGAGCTTCATAGAGGCATTGCGCCTGCAACTGCGGCCGGAAAAGTTACTGGGCGTCCATGGCACAGAGATAGACCACAGTATCTCAAACGGAAAATGGATGGAATCGGTCATCCAGAAGATGCTTAACCCGCAGAAGATCCCTCCTGTGAAGCCCGATGATACATTCAAGGCCGAATTGAGAGAGTATCAACACAAAGGGGTAAACTGGCTCTATTTCTTACACTCACTACAGTTCGGCGCCTGCCTGGCGGACGATATGGGCCTGGGAAAGACCGTTGAAGCGCTGGCCTTCTTACATATCTTGAAATCAGAACTCCATAGAACGGGAAGCCCCCATAAGGCCAGTCTTTTAGTCGTACCGGCCTCCCTCATCTTCAACTGGTCTTCTGAGATTCAGCGATTTTCCCCCGATATTCGTTTCTCTGTGGCGCATCCCAGCGCCGGTACCGCCCAAAATGCCCTGGAAAAA from Syntrophales bacterium encodes:
- a CDS encoding CoA transferase; the protein is MEKSPLQGIRVLDFTWLLAGPYATRILADFGAEVIKVQSGKTAKGAESNATAYFNTWNRNKLSITLDMSHPEGRELALRLVRISDVVIENFTPRVMANWGLNYEVLKQAKPDLIMAGMSGMGQTGPWRDFVALGYTIQALTGITYLTSPGKDYPTGIGYAYADPLAGLVAALAILGALEYRQRTGEGQYLDISEYEAVSSLLGPALLDCAVNRTPATPRDRTPEGIPAAPYGCYRCLGDDRWCVIAVFTEDEWHALCRIMDNPAWTKEERFSDLLQRQQHAEDLNELIGQWTINYPPEEVMDMLQKAGVPTGVVNNAADLTGNPQLLSRRFFIQLPHPVLGNTTSDGTPIRLSRTPACFRRAGPLLGQDNRYVYQDLLSLDEDEFRQYVEKGIIA
- a CDS encoding DEAD/DEAH box helicase codes for the protein MTEDINRELIAVVMPNGSLELEWTDTQEAIIQSNRLLQEEIYKRFSRNTDSWLLFLGFCDRGAPLSHSLDYWRSFAGLFAKRLSQTSDLEVLRHKAEILIEEDALRRYLEDAPLMTGSDYLTLELLKDVWLRLGKTFAGAIRTYEGTVEDFIKTYSPNVHLVGRVFFHLVENKNEENPFAFLATYSTRLNEQGKSKHLPLKHALQEYGQDSKKLLQLLTTVHRAAQRSPLISELLETGELFHPLAWSSKEAFSFLKEIPVYEDCGILCRIPNWWKGSASSIRLNVSIGNKEPSFVGMDALLNFDAQLFLGDTQISEEEAKKLLNESEGLAYIKNKWVAVNPEKLRQTLEAYKKAKEMANAGGLSFIEALRLQLRPEKLLGVHGTEIDHSISNGKWMESVIQKMLNPQKIPPVKPDDTFKAELREYQHKGVNWLYFLHSLQFGACLADDMGLGKTVEALAFLHILKSELHRTGSPHKASLLVVPASLIFNWSSEIQRFSPDIRFSVAHPSAGTAQNALEKTHNSPDDFDLVITTYAMAQRYEWLQSYSWNYIILDEAQAIKNPGTKQARAVKKLTARNRIIMTGTPLENRLSDIWSLFDFLNPGLLGNIKEFKEFSDRLKDDHSGYAKLRKLISPYILRRLKTDKSVISDLPGKVEMKTYASLSKKQVLLYNRAVEDIKRAIAETEGIQRRGLILSSLMKFKQLCNHPDQYLGQSGFEEKDSGKFTRLREICETIYEKREKVLVFTQFKEMTEPLHDFLAGIFYRKGLILHGGVPVSKRKNIVEAFQSQSYIPFMVLSLKAGGIGLNLTEANHVIHFDRWWNPAVENQATDRAFRIGQKKNVIVHKFLTKGTVEEKIDMMLEEKTRLAEDIIAGAGEAWITEMKDDELIKLFRLTL